In the genome of Columba livia isolate bColLiv1 breed racing homer chromosome 1, bColLiv1.pat.W.v2, whole genome shotgun sequence, the window TGTGGCCAGCTCCTTTCAGCCCTTCCTGTTTGATAAAATGTTACAGCAAATTTTGGTTACAGTGGCAAAAGCTATTGGTTGTTTCGTGAGGCtgtatttgtttaaaagttTTGCGATATGTTACCATCTCTTTCAGAATATGCCCAGGTGATCAAGATGTTAGGCAATGGAAGACTGGAGGCCTTATGTTTTGATGGCGTGAAGAGGTTATGTCATATTAGAGggaaactaagaaaaaaggTAATTCCAAAGCATTACAATAAAGAAGAATGGCATTATGTATGATATGTAATTGTAAAAATTTATGTGCGTAGCTCATTACAAAAGTTAATATTTCTGCTGTATTTAATATACTAAACTTACTTTTTTGATAGTAAACTAGTTTGTTCTTCTGTTTGTATTGCCAGCACAAAAACAGGCAGTCTCTGGCTTTTGAGAGAAGCTGGTGATTGAAGGGCTGCCTTTGGATGTGCACATTTCGGGGGACTTTTTTGCCTGTTTATGGCATAATAGTTTTTCATATTCTAGAAACTTATATGtataggaaatattttaaaactccaTAATTGTACATGAGGAACTTGATGACTATTTGGAAAATCAGCATGTTACAGCTGAGACTAGATCAGTACTTAGCTTGGCAGGAGAACTTCAAACAGGAAGATTGACTCCCAGCATTGGAAAATAAAGGTGTAAGAGGGTTTTCCAAAGCCATATTTTCATATGCTACTTCCTGAACAGTAAAGAATCAGGGTTTGATACCCCACTTAGTTTGATCTGGGGAGAAACTGAATAATTATCATCTTCTCACTGGGTGACTTATCTGAGTGGTTCAATAAGGGTGGTTTCAGAAGGTTTCTTTATAGCTTCCTGCAGGCACCTCAGATGCCATAATTTCATTGTCCACCTAAAGTTCCCAAAATACTTTTGTGCAAAGCTGACCTACAAAAGTTCGTACCTTGAGGGAAGTCAGGTGTATGTGTTTGCCATCTTTGCATGGTGTTCCCTCTTGCCCTTGTCAAATGTTACAGCTTTCTGTCCTCTGCTGGTGTATGGTATGGAGGAGGTCCTCTCAGTCTGTTCCCAATAAAAACAGACATTCGCTGCGTTCATTTGGGATTGTTCCACCTCTCTGTTTTTGGAGACCAGTGAACACTCATATCTTGGTATCAGTGTGAGCCCTGCTTGCTGCCTGGAATGCACTGCAATAAGCTGTTGAGGGTGATGGAAAATGTACATTAATAAATGTTAGGTGCTGCATAATTAATTTCTTGCTACTGAAAGCATCACTTATCTATTCCTCATGtctcaaaaaaaggaaagctcaactgaaatgtattttatctcaaaaaaaatcaagctgatGTGGGATAGAACTATCATGTGCATTTAAATTAGCTTGTGCTGTTTTGCAGGCTTCTGGCTTTGGCTTGACTGATCAACATAGTCAGTTACTAGAAACAATTCCGTTCATTTTCTTGTGCTCTTCATTGTGCTTGTCCATCATCTACTTCATCAgacctttcttttgtttttgccTTTGTGGAGCTCTGTTGAGAGAGTGGTGGCTTGAtgcattatttctgttttctcagaagCTGTGACTTCATAACCACCTTGTTGGCTAGAAGCTCTACAAAGAAGTTTGATTTAACTTAGTAATAGCTCTGTAATGTGAAATAATGTATCTATGAGTATTTCTGACACTGGTTTTGCTGTTAAAATATGAAACTGGATATTTCCAGTTTACTGGTTAGAAAGTGAAAATGGGGGCTCTAGTGAAATGTTTTGTGTCCTTCAGCAAACCGAATTGTGCTGTTTGACTCTTGTGTTATACAACAAAAATTGAATTCCTGCAATAtaacatattttctctttcaggttTGGATAAATACATCTGATATTATATTGGTTGGCTTAAGAGACTACCAGGTAAAAATGCAGTGTAATTTGCCAATGAAGCATATTTTACAAACAGCTTTATTTAGTGTTAAATTGCAGCACATATCATAAGGAAATTCCCATCTAACTTTGAATATGTATTTAGTTATGCTAAATCATGACTTCTAGTTTCCTTGTATTACAGAAAGATTGTCATAAGTAGATGACAAATCCCGGTTCAACTTGTTTTTCTGAATTGCACCCTGAGAGTTTGTGAGAGAAGGTGCTTATTGGCATAACacctgacctttttttttccaggtgtaGCTGTTTGATGCTTGGATCCTGTGATATAATGGAGACTGAGTCAAGCACCAAACATTTTTTGTAATAATGTGAATTTTTGGTAATAAGAATTTTGGAGCCTTGATTTTTTAGCCTTTTACCTTAAGAGGCCAGTTATCAGTGGCGAGTTTCTACTTAAATTTCCAAAAATGAAGTAGCACAATTTTACCTAATGTAAAGGttaatggaaaataattgtCATATTATCATTAGGTAAATGCTTTTTCATGAACGTTAGTGTTGTGTCATCAGTTGTTTGAAGACTGattctgcttctgaaatgtACATTAGAATTGTAAAACATTTAAGATATTGTAATTTACTGTATATATGGAACTACTTCAAACTAGGAAGTTTCGACACATTCTGACTAGCCACCAAACACCTCACCATGTGTGTTCTCTGAAGAAAGATTAGTTTCAAAGGCATGAAACTGAACTTCTGAAATTAATTATAACAGGAGAGAATAAAGTTATCGCCCAGAATAAATTGAGATATTCTACAGATAAGCATTTTTTTACTTCACATTTAAAGGAActgaaggggaaggaggaaaaagatatTATTCTGTAAATAACATAGGTGTTATTCTTCTGTAAATAGTATAGGTCCTGTTCTTTAAATAACGTAGGTGTTACTAGTCTGCTGAGATTAATAGGgaggtttttttctccatagATGACTAATAAATTCTTATTTAGGATAACAAGGCTGATGTTATTCTAAAGTACAACGCAGATGAAGCCAGAAGTCTGAAAGCATATGGGGAGCTTCCAGAACATGGTAAGAATCTTTTCACTTCAAATTGGAAGTTCATATTGGACAAGAATATTCAATCTATCTTGACTTGGTGTGAGTGCACTCCTTAACTTCTCAAAATTGCATTTTAGCTAAAATCAATGAAACAGACACATTTGGTCCTGGAGATGATGATGAAATCCAGTTTGATGATATTGGAGATGATGATGAAGACATTGATGACGTAAGTAGTAAACATAGATTCTATGTCATATGCTTGAAACTGTCATCTTTGGCAATAAGCTGCTTTTCCTTGGTTTAGAGCAAGTAAAATAATACATTGACGTTCAGAATAGCTCACCTGCTCAAGGACTGCTTCAGAAAGTGGTGTAGATGTATGCATGGCAGCTTCCTGTTCTCTCCTCTGTCCTGCAACCCTTCTCTAGCAAATGTATGCTTAGGGTCATACTCTTAAAATACACGTGGAGAGTAGTCTTGTCAAAACCTTTAAGAtgcctaaaaaagaaaatcaaagccaGTTCACCCTAAAGACCTGGAGTTATGTAGCATCATCTGTTCAAACGATTGTGTGTGTGCGCGCATGAGGAGTTGCGGTTACACGAGTCGATGACCACATATGTGGGTGTGGCTGGGTGTGTTCGTATTGAAGGAGCTGAATGTAGCGCTTAGTATTGCTCTCTGAAGTGCAAGCTTCTTACAACAAGCTTGTGATGGAAAGCGAAGTAAAAGATTTAGGAAGGTTTTGCAGACTGCTGGGATTTCCTTGCGTACCCTGCTCAGTGAGGCAGAAAGACCTCTTGGTCGGCCCCTGTGCCATGTGAGGCAGCTCGGTTGAGGCAGATAGAgccataaactccattggacaccAACTGCTGGAGCAGGTGACAGGTTATGTATGTGTCTTGGCAATCTGCACAAACAGGTGTGGGTTTCACCTCTCTGATTCCTCTGTAGTTTTAACAACCTGACTATCTAATAATACCTACAGAAATCATTGAGAgatttttgtttataaaaaaaaaaaaaaacaaagactttAATTCTCCATTTTTGTTTACATGAAAATcataaaaagctgcattttagtAGTTAACAAAGTCAACTGTAATCCTGAATTTACAGATTTTTCACAATCAGTTGTGTTAGTACTTATCACTAAGCCACAGTAACTGACCACACTCCTAAATTGTAGGAGTAAAATTGTTATAGTTCAAATTATATAGTAAATTGCAGAAGTAGAGTCTGCTGTGAAATGTTTCCTAAGATGatgcactttatttttcagttgagAGATGACTGTGTGCAGGGTCAACTGGCTGAGAGGATAAGTAGTAACTTACTGAGCCAGTGAGTTGACTTAATTGGATAGACTGTTCTAAGTATATTATTATGTTTTAATTCTTCATCTTTTTAGTCCTCTCTCTCCAAGTTAGTAATGTGACTGATTATCTTTAAATGCTCACATTATTTTGACTATTTTGAGGTTCTCAATGTATAATGCAttagattaaatatttttaaaatatcaatcaTGGTGAATTTTTATTCAGACTTCTTAAAATTTCACTTTTCACTTGTCAGTGGTTGAGCTTACTGAAGTTTTAGCTTACTGAAGCTAGAAACACTTTCTAATACTGCATGCTTTTAATAATGAAACTATTGTAAAACATCAATGTGACAAGTAGCTGTAGGaatattgaaataataaaatctgcAAATTAATGGACCTTTGTGTGGGATAATGTATTTAAGTGCATAGCTATGATTGTTTTTAAGCTTCTGTCAGCTATGCAATATTAATGTTGTgctttaagaaaggaaaagacataAAGAGATAGAATGTGAATGACCTTTCCGAGGATCATCCTAGTCTGCCTAGAATGAAGTGCAGCTTCCTGGGTTGTAGTTAATGTGAAAGACTTGGTGGAACTTTTCTGCTGTTGCCTGCATCAAAAGAATGGTTAGAAAACGGTTCATTTTTGCCACCAAATCAGCTTGCGTAGTCACTACTTAGGGAAGTTACCTTTaaacttgattttgttttcatttttgagaAGCATGGGctaatttatttctgtagtaCTTATGCATAATATTGGCAAAACTGCTTTCCTGCATAATTGTGGTATTTTGATGGTGGTGAGGACAGAATCACAGGACGTAAGAGGAGTAGTCATTCACATGTTAAGGAAACGGGATATGAGCTGAGGCAAAATCAGTACTGTACTGAGTTCAGGAAGTCTCCTGTTGAACCATAAAAGTAGCCCAAAGACAGAATTGTTTGATGAAAAAATGCATGTGAATTAAATACATGGTGtgatgttttgcttttcagatctAATTTGGAACAGAGGTTTACATTCCGACGTTTTTCCTCCAAGGATTGTTCTACATTGATATTTCGATTATTTTTTGGGTGAAGTCCCTTTCTTTTAAGAAGACTGAAGATTCTCGGTAAAGAGTGTAGTTTGTTACAtcaaaaggatttattttcaatgtttgttttaaagtatttatatttctttagaAATGGATAATGCTGGATTATCACGAAGGTTCAATGAAACGCCACAAATATTTTGTCTCTTCACCAATTAGAGCTTTTATCTCTGGATGTGAGATACAGTGACATGGGCTGTAAAAGACTGCATTCCCGCTTCTGCTTTCATCACTACAATTCCAGTTAaacttgtattttgaaataaaagttgTTTACCCTGTAATTATCATGGATTTTGATTAAACACAAGTACCCAGTTGAGATTCGTATCAAATCATACTATGCAGTGTTTGTCCTTATACCCCTTGCCTTGATGTTAACTTTGAAAAGATTTTGGTAATATAAAAGGAAGGCAGAGATCTGCATTTAAATTCATAATGTATGATGAATCTGCTTTTCGCGTCTAGTAGCATGCTGCTATTTTTATACTGATTTTGATAATTAAAAACACTCATTATTTCAAAGATGTAAATTTGCCACAGCAGAGGGGTAGGGGAGAAGGAAAGCTAAAAATTTAGCAGCATCTCAGCTTTGCAGTTGAAAACTGTCTTGTATGCAGAGCTGTTCTAAGTACAGTGGTCAAGCTGTAGTTGCAGAAGATGAACACTGGGTGGCACCCAACTTAACAGGGATACAATACTACAAAACGTTAATAGTTGGGtttgtgctgaaaaatacataaactaGTTTTTCCCCGAAGCAAATGCTTAACATTCTTGATATGTTAAACATGtagaatatttttacattatagAAAAGGTTATGTTTAGAGTTTTAATTTCATCTTAAATTTTCCATACATTGTAAGGTACAACTTTAAAGGTTATGTGAACTTTGAATAACAATATAAATGGGAAAATTTCTGTTGAATATAGGAAAAGGATCTTTTCATCCAGAATAAATCACTGAAACAAACTAATGGAAAGATTCTTCTCCACCTTCAGACTGGAGGAGTCAATTAAGAAGCTGAATAAAGACTAACATCATCatgcaaatattattttgtggTAGCCTTAGTTTCTTTGTCTTCAATTATGTATTTAACAACTCTGAAAGCAGGTTAATGGAAAACTTCCTTTTGTGCCATAAAAATCTGGTTCTTGACACTTGTATTCGTTATACAGTCTTTTTGCTATGATGTAAAGTGACTACCCCAATAGATAAAAACAAAATGGCTTTAAATATGGAGTGGCCTCATTGCTTTATatgatttttaaagagaagtttGGGGCTAGATTTGAACTTCCAGAGCTTTTGCAGAAACAtcttcttatttacttttttctttcaatatagTGGCTATTTTCCTTATGTGGATCTGGTATCTCATTCTAGGGATAAGGATTTCTTAGTACTAAGTAATTTTGCCAAATGTTTCATGGATTTTAAATATCTATTGTACAAACTTGCTAAATATTGGAAAAAGATACTACCACTGATCTTCAGGTATATCAATTTACTGTCTTTATGTGCCTAAAAGGTTCAATTATATCAAGCAACATAAATGCTGTAATGTTTCAGACTAAGGTTTATAAACCATTCTCAAGCTCATTGGTTTCCTCAACATACTAAGTAGACTATGAGCAGCTTGGAAAATGGTCAAAAGCTCTCAAAACTGATCTTGATGTGCAAGTGCAGACAGTGTCTGTTCTTTCAGTTGTGCTAACAGAAATGTTGGTGATCAAATTACAATGAATGTTTACTGAAGATACAGTTATTATAGAAATTATACTTGCCAAAACCAATCTTGTACATGTGGGAAAAATGTAAAGTGAATGGTCGGTGGTAAGGAGAAATACAAATGATTGTAGTGCTGTTGTAAGGAACTTATTTCACTGGACCTGAGTTCCCCAGTGTAACAGAGACTTCACCTGTGggacaaaaatgaaactgttccTGGCAGAATTGGTCATGGTTTGCcatgaggttccttccaatcttAATTGCTCCCAGGCTCACACCTGGCTCACCCTGAACTCTGCAAAGTTTTTAAGGAAGTTTCcaatttaattattaatttatttttaatgctctGGCTCAGGACCGTGTGATTCCTACTTATGAGCTAGGCTGCATTGCCTTCCTTGAACACACTTCCTC includes:
- the EIF1AX gene encoding eukaryotic translation initiation factor 1A, X-chromosomal — encoded protein: MPKNKGKGGKNRRRGKNENESEKRELVFKEDGQEYAQVIKMLGNGRLEALCFDGVKRLCHIRGKLRKKVWINTSDIILVGLRDYQDNKADVILKYNADEARSLKAYGELPEHAKINETDTFGPGDDDEIQFDDIGDDDEDIDDI